A region of Faecalibacterium taiwanense DNA encodes the following proteins:
- a CDS encoding LPD11 domain-containing protein, translated as MKQKPLEEIVQTLKQVYHGGYGLKEDSGNICAWYAEDGIHLAKGSSAIDSPRAQIVSWETVAERIGELLENGRFATNVELVEASGYERQKLAESLWHLYHDLSEEARSSNYLAILHQEPFRGFPDETADLAEKLDDPRFHATLVQQYSEFRKTLAENPDLLRFHYHKLNLIQKQLYELNMPLREYQTDMMQMPLVRQFITDDEVNADLTRGSGFSGGKARIYNYWQENHSAKEKMDFLKHEYGTGGHSHACSGATHSGQDHDAKGVAYTKSGCDKLQMSWAQVVQRIDGLIRKGRYLSPEEEAERQAIEEAKTDPLEDVYDRFAVIDTEDGEYAIWDNQTDDYYVDPEGVTEYFTDEWLANDYLEEVRQSVAAMESVQPEAPVAEPAEVVEASASEEPKWNYQVGDTVYLDDTAFRVEQITDREVQLRDPTLAYPIFRAENRENFERMLSQDERNHAVRVDAQTEEKPVTEDFLGKTEPRDYTPEYQLLDRLRMDCEYFLGAGQHSEKHLWAGNRHAQIAKMRELYEMIPDKPEWLTPEMINSYEERMAPRYLVAAYHHFENGFDDKLDYYTLEEAEKAAQGYVDGTMEDDGFKYDGAAVYDQQEHKCIRIYGDYPDEKAHAQVRASAEPEQQEPEHFIDHFYVAEDIQKRGALDIKEYSSFDDALRAYYALPDTQRKALGAMNTRDLPGSLDFVQCVDGKDTIIQDYAQVDGWQNAEVMDIIAQLEQSITTREIPPVPAVNFHITDDNIGEGGPKQKFARNIAAIETLFKLESENRNATTEEQEILSNYVGWGGLADAFDPDKGNWAKEYQTLKNLLSEDEYAAARASTLNAHYTSPTVIRSIYDAVGQMGFETGNILEPAMGIGNFFGMLPPEMQSSRLYGVELDSITGRIAQKLYPNAEIKVAGFETTDRRDFYDLAVGNVPFGNYKVSDKPYDKLGFSIHNYFFAKALDQVRPGGVVAFVTSRYTMDSKNSDARRYMAQRAELLGAIRLPNDAFKKNAGTEVVSDILFLQKRDHPIDIVPEWVNLDRTEEGHTMNSYFVAHPEMVLGDTVEESTAYGMDITVRPIEGMELSELLKEAVSHIQGTYQAVELPEADKGKEIETIPATPDVKNFSYTVVDGNVYFRENSLMRRVDLNEKAKDRVMGMVELRGIVNELIEYQLEDYPDEMITQKQAELNDAYDAFAAKNGLINNRANGQAFADDSSYYLLCSLENVDEDGNLKSKADMFTKRTIKPERRVTSVDTPSEALAISIGERGKVDLPFMAQLLGTPGEYDAIQAELRGVIFKDPMAPDAVEVGWQTADDYLSGDVRSKLRVAQMAADRDSSFHINVEALQKAQPKDLDASEIDVRLGATWIDADYIQQFMEETFETPYYLRRSIEVKFSELTAEWRINGKSSPNYNDVAAYVTYGTERANAYRILEETLNLKDIRIYDTIEDADGKQKRVLNKKETTLAQQKQQAIKDAFRDWIWRDPHRRETLSTKYNELFNSTRPREYDGSHIRFGGMNPDITLREHQRNAIAHVLYGGNTLLAHEVGAGKTFEMAASAMESKRLGLSQKSLFVVPNHLTLQWANEFLHLYPSAKLLVATKKDFETANRKKFCARIATGDYDAVIIGHSQFEKIPLSAERQERQLREQIDEIEGAIAELKWQRGENFTIKQMEKTRKSLEARLDKLLAADKKDDVITFEQLGVDRLFVDESHAFKNLFLYTKMRNVAGLSTSEAQKSSDMFMKCRYMDELTGGRGVIFATGTPVSNSMTELYTVMRYLQYSTLQQKNLTHFDSWASTFGETTTAIELAPEGYTFIGR; from the coding sequence ATGAAGCAGAAGCCGTTGGAAGAAATCGTTCAGACCTTAAAGCAGGTCTATCACGGCGGCTATGGTCTGAAAGAAGATAGCGGGAATATCTGTGCGTGGTATGCCGAGGACGGTATCCACCTTGCCAAAGGTTCCTCTGCCATTGACAGCCCCAGAGCGCAGATCGTTTCTTGGGAAACGGTTGCCGAGCGCATTGGAGAACTGCTTGAAAATGGTCGGTTCGCAACTAATGTGGAACTGGTAGAAGCATCCGGATATGAGCGTCAGAAGTTGGCAGAATCCCTGTGGCATCTTTATCACGATTTGAGTGAAGAAGCCCGTTCCAGCAACTATCTGGCAATTCTTCATCAGGAACCGTTTCGTGGTTTCCCTGACGAAACCGCAGACTTGGCTGAAAAGTTGGATGACCCTCGTTTCCACGCAACCTTGGTACAGCAGTATTCGGAATTTAGAAAAACCCTTGCGGAAAATCCCGATCTGCTTCGTTTTCACTATCACAAGCTGAATCTCATTCAGAAACAGCTGTATGAGTTGAATATGCCTTTGCGTGAGTATCAGACCGATATGATGCAGATGCCCCTTGTCCGCCAGTTCATTACGGATGATGAAGTCAATGCAGACTTGACCCGTGGAAGCGGCTTTTCCGGTGGTAAAGCCCGTATTTATAACTACTGGCAGGAGAATCATTCTGCCAAGGAAAAGATGGACTTCCTGAAGCATGAATACGGAACCGGTGGTCATTCCCATGCCTGCTCTGGTGCAACGCACAGCGGTCAGGATCACGATGCCAAGGGTGTTGCTTACACCAAGAGCGGTTGCGATAAATTGCAGATGTCCTGGGCGCAGGTGGTGCAGAGAATCGACGGTCTGATACGAAAGGGACGCTACCTCAGCCCGGAGGAAGAAGCGGAACGACAGGCTATCGAAGAAGCTAAAACTGATCCGTTGGAAGATGTTTATGACCGTTTCGCAGTGATTGATACCGAGGATGGCGAGTATGCGATCTGGGATAATCAGACCGATGACTACTATGTAGACCCGGAAGGCGTTACGGAATACTTCACGGACGAATGGCTTGCCAATGACTATTTGGAGGAAGTTCGTCAGTCCGTAGCTGCGATGGAGTCGGTTCAGCCAGAAGCGCCTGTGGCAGAGCCTGCCGAAGTTGTGGAAGCATCTGCTTCCGAGGAACCGAAATGGAATTATCAGGTCGGTGACACGGTATATCTGGACGATACAGCTTTCCGTGTGGAGCAGATCACGGACAGAGAAGTTCAGCTGCGTGACCCTACGCTTGCTTATCCCATCTTCCGTGCCGAGAATCGTGAGAATTTCGAGCGTATGCTCTCTCAGGACGAAAGAAACCATGCGGTAAGGGTTGATGCCCAAACCGAAGAAAAGCCCGTTACAGAGGATTTTCTGGGCAAAACCGAACCGAGGGACTACACCCCTGAGTATCAGCTGTTAGACCGTCTGCGTATGGACTGCGAATACTTCCTTGGTGCAGGACAGCACAGCGAAAAGCATCTGTGGGCAGGCAACCGCCATGCACAGATTGCCAAGATGCGTGAGCTGTATGAAATGATTCCCGACAAACCAGAATGGCTGACACCTGAGATGATTAACAGCTACGAGGAGCGCATGGCTCCCCGCTATCTGGTTGCCGCCTACCATCACTTTGAAAACGGCTTCGATGATAAACTGGACTACTACACTCTGGAAGAAGCGGAAAAAGCTGCCCAGGGCTATGTGGACGGAACCATGGAGGATGACGGATTCAAGTACGATGGTGCTGCCGTTTACGATCAGCAGGAGCATAAGTGCATCCGTATCTATGGGGACTACCCTGACGAAAAGGCACACGCACAGGTCAGAGCCAGTGCGGAACCCGAACAGCAGGAACCGGAACACTTCATCGATCATTTTTATGTTGCCGAGGACATTCAGAAGCGGGGTGCGCTGGACATCAAGGAATACAGTTCCTTTGATGATGCCCTGCGAGCCTACTATGCACTTCCTGACACGCAGAGAAAAGCCCTGGGTGCAATGAATACCAGAGATCTGCCGGGTAGTCTGGACTTCGTACAGTGCGTAGATGGAAAGGACACCATCATTCAGGATTATGCCCAGGTGGACGGATGGCAGAATGCCGAAGTCATGGACATTATCGCTCAGCTTGAGCAGTCCATCACCACCAGAGAAATCCCACCTGTTCCTGCGGTGAACTTCCACATCACGGATGACAACATCGGTGAAGGTGGACCGAAGCAGAAATTCGCAAGAAACATCGCAGCCATTGAAACTCTGTTCAAACTGGAAAGCGAGAACAGGAACGCCACTACCGAAGAACAGGAGATTTTGTCGAATTATGTCGGTTGGGGCGGTCTGGCAGATGCCTTTGACCCGGACAAGGGAAATTGGGCGAAGGAGTATCAGACACTGAAAAACCTGCTTTCCGAAGATGAATATGCTGCGGCAAGAGCTTCCACCCTGAACGCACATTACACCAGCCCTACGGTCATTCGCTCCATCTACGATGCGGTCGGACAGATGGGCTTTGAAACAGGAAATATTCTGGAGCCTGCTATGGGTATCGGCAACTTCTTTGGTATGCTCCCTCCTGAAATGCAGAGCAGCCGTTTGTATGGTGTGGAACTGGATTCCATCACCGGCAGAATTGCTCAGAAGCTCTATCCCAACGCAGAAATCAAAGTAGCCGGTTTTGAAACGACAGACCGCCGAGACTTTTACGATCTGGCTGTGGGTAATGTCCCTTTCGGCAACTACAAAGTGTCCGACAAGCCGTATGACAAGCTGGGATTCTCCATTCACAACTATTTCTTTGCCAAGGCTTTGGATCAGGTTCGTCCCGGTGGTGTGGTCGCTTTTGTGACAAGCCGTTACACCATGGATTCCAAGAACTCTGACGCAAGGCGATATATGGCGCAGAGGGCGGAACTGCTTGGTGCAATCCGTCTGCCAAACGATGCCTTTAAGAAAAACGCAGGCACGGAAGTCGTGTCCGACATCCTGTTCCTGCAAAAGCGTGACCATCCGATTGACATTGTACCGGAATGGGTAAACCTTGACCGCACCGAAGAAGGACACACCATGAACAGCTACTTTGTCGCTCATCCTGAAATGGTTCTGGGCGATACGGTGGAAGAAAGTACCGCCTACGGCATGGACATTACAGTGCGTCCCATTGAGGGCATGGAACTGTCCGAACTTCTGAAAGAAGCAGTTTCCCACATCCAAGGAACCTATCAGGCTGTGGAGCTTCCCGAAGCTGACAAGGGTAAGGAAATCGAAACCATTCCTGCAACCCCGGATGTAAAGAATTTCTCTTATACCGTGGTGGATGGCAATGTGTACTTCCGTGAAAACTCCCTGATGCGCCGTGTAGACCTGAATGAGAAAGCAAAAGACCGTGTGATGGGCATGGTGGAACTTCGTGGTATCGTCAACGAGCTGATCGAATATCAGCTTGAGGATTACCCGGATGAAATGATTACTCAGAAACAGGCAGAACTGAATGATGCCTACGATGCGTTTGCCGCAAAGAACGGGCTTATCAATAATCGAGCCAATGGTCAGGCATTTGCTGACGATTCCTCCTACTATCTCCTGTGTTCTCTGGAAAATGTGGATGAGGACGGCAATCTGAAAAGCAAGGCGGATATGTTCACCAAGCGAACCATCAAGCCGGAACGCAGAGTGACGAGCGTGGATACGCCGTCCGAAGCTCTGGCAATCTCTATCGGTGAGCGTGGCAAGGTGGATTTGCCGTTTATGGCACAGCTGCTTGGAACACCTGGAGAATACGATGCGATTCAGGCAGAGCTTCGAGGGGTGATCTTCAAAGACCCGATGGCTCCCGATGCTGTGGAAGTTGGATGGCAGACTGCCGATGATTACCTTTCCGGTGATGTAAGAAGCAAGCTGCGTGTCGCACAGATGGCGGCAGACAGGGATTCTTCCTTCCACATCAATGTGGAAGCCTTGCAGAAAGCACAGCCGAAGGACTTGGATGCGTCCGAGATTGATGTGCGTTTGGGTGCAACATGGATTGATGCCGATTATATTCAGCAGTTCATGGAGGAAACCTTTGAAACGCCGTATTACTTGCGCCGTTCCATTGAGGTCAAGTTCTCCGAGCTGACCGCAGAGTGGCGCATCAACGGTAAGAGTTCTCCCAACTACAACGATGTGGCGGCGTATGTCACCTACGGTACAGAGCGAGCCAACGCATATCGGATTCTGGAGGAAACGCTGAATCTGAAGGATATTCGTATCTATGATACGATTGAAGATGCAGATGGTAAGCAGAAGCGTGTCCTCAATAAAAAAGAAACTACCCTGGCACAGCAGAAACAGCAGGCAATCAAGGATGCGTTCCGAGATTGGATTTGGAGAGATCCGCACAGACGAGAAACCCTTTCCACCAAGTACAACGAACTTTTTAACTCCACCAGACCTCGTGAGTATGATGGCTCTCATATCCGTTTCGGCGGCATGAACCCGGATATTACCCTCCGTGAACACCAGAGAAATGCTATCGCTCATGTGCTATATGGTGGAAATACGCTGCTTGCACACGAAGTTGGTGCGGGCAAGACCTTCGAGATGGCTGCATCGGCTATGGAGAGTAAACGGCTTGGATTGAGCCAGAAATCCCTGTTCGTTGTGCCGAATCACTTGACCTTACAGTGGGCAAACGAGTTCCTGCACCTCTATCCGAGTGCCAAGCTCCTTGTTGCCACCAAGAAGGATTTTGAAACAGCAAACCGTAAGAAGTTCTGCGCTCGTATCGCAACGGGTGACTATGATGCAGTCATCATCGGTCACAGCCAGTTTGAAAAAATCCCGCTTTCTGCCGAACGACAGGAACGGCAGCTGCGGGAGCAGATTGATGAGATCGAGGGTGCGATTGCGGAGCTGAAATGGCAGCGTGGCGAAAACTTCACGATCAAGCAGATG
- a CDS encoding TnpV protein — MTYRQAGDYQIPNLQLENEGEKPLGKYGRMRRAFLEQNNPMLLNDMILTESLFPHLWEIEETAKARVEFLMEQYLKDSPAPDKETQQMAWVQHMNSLKAQAEEVVMTELINS, encoded by the coding sequence ATGACTTACAGACAGGCCGGAGATTATCAGATTCCGAACCTTCAGTTGGAGAACGAGGGAGAGAAACCTCTGGGCAAGTACGGCAGGATGCGTCGAGCATTTTTGGAACAGAACAATCCGATGCTCCTGAACGACATGATTCTGACGGAGAGCCTGTTCCCGCACCTGTGGGAGATCGAGGAAACAGCGAAAGCCAGAGTGGAGTTTCTGATGGAGCAGTACCTGAAGGACAGCCCCGCACCGGACAAGGAAACGCAGCAGATGGCGTGGGTGCAGCACATGAACAGCCTGAAAGCACAGGCGGAGGAAGTCGTGATGACGGAGCTTATCAACAGCTGA
- a CDS encoding transposon-transfer assisting family protein, whose protein sequence is MMDFTQDERNMMMLYSPGTRSGLCEALTLMKEQLSEDESELFALADSVLRKVSAMDDAAFEKLNLYPD, encoded by the coding sequence ATGATGGATTTCACACAGGATGAGCGGAACATGATGATGCTTTACAGCCCTGGCACAAGGTCAGGGCTGTGTGAAGCACTGACACTGATGAAGGAACAGCTTTCGGAGGACGAGTCAGAGCTTTTTGCTTTGGCAGACTCGGTTCTCCGTAAAGTTTCAGCCATGGACGATGCCGCCTTTGAGAAGCTGAACCTTTATCCGGATTGA
- a CDS encoding YodL domain-containing protein, which yields MKNEKWDDVHGNTTPDDRMVAFLESPTDSYAILQLREDVDDNIPLMFANYSYLQKKEMEPEIDRYEVVYHGSISMSEDVNRQLEDLYVKFNIDHPDDFRGHSMSVSDIVALKVVGEVSFHYVDSVGFQKLENFMKSENYLKNAEMAMEDDYGMIDGIINNGKASGLEERPSVLEQLKEKPVPDVSHKPPKSHPEREIE from the coding sequence ATGAAAAACGAAAAATGGGATGATGTTCACGGAAATACCACCCCGGATGACAGAATGGTTGCTTTTCTGGAAAGCCCCACGGATTCCTATGCGATTCTTCAGCTGCGGGAAGATGTAGACGATAATATCCCGCTCATGTTTGCAAATTACAGCTACCTTCAGAAGAAAGAAATGGAGCCTGAGATTGACCGTTACGAGGTGGTCTATCATGGCTCCATTTCTATGTCCGAGGATGTGAATCGGCAGCTGGAAGATTTGTATGTAAAGTTCAATATTGACCACCCGGATGATTTCCGTGGTCACAGTATGTCGGTCAGCGACATCGTAGCCTTAAAGGTAGTCGGTGAGGTATCCTTTCACTATGTAGATTCTGTTGGGTTTCAGAAGCTGGAAAACTTTATGAAGTCCGAAAACTACCTGAAAAACGCAGAGATGGCAATGGAAGATGATTATGGGATGATTGACGGTATCATCAATAACGGAAAAGCGTCCGGATTAGAGGAACGTCCTTCGGTGTTGGAGCAGTTAAAGGAAAAGCCCGTGCCGGATGTTTCCCATAAGCCGCCCAAGAGCCACCCGGAAAGGGAGATTGAATGA
- a CDS encoding LPD16 domain-containing protein, which yields MTNEYNPDGKEIRFIDSHYKDLFHIPDGSCVQIHYPDEMVVKPCTFIDEYHTQIGYNVFHICQFAEIMERNGASYMPEPEIMGDEAAWKVGKDRILAVQTCEDGYDYTLLDENYNEIDGGQVDNPELSMLEVRRDILESFGLERRELRAMFYEDVMEQAFEVGRQAVVVNDPIAELAFKLDRFAENFDPYEYMDQVDDVQAHIQEIKADLAAGNTAPYREFLNTAIEEAREETAVEVAKVLKSQLDKLDSPKRESVMEKLAQAAEKAAPASPSPKRKEPER from the coding sequence ATGACAAATGAGTACAACCCGGATGGTAAGGAAATCCGATTTATCGACAGCCATTATAAGGATTTGTTTCATATCCCCGATGGCAGCTGTGTGCAGATTCACTACCCGGATGAAATGGTTGTGAAGCCCTGCACCTTCATTGACGAGTATCATACGCAGATCGGATACAATGTGTTTCATATCTGCCAGTTTGCAGAAATTATGGAGCGCAACGGCGCAAGCTATATGCCGGAGCCTGAGATTATGGGCGATGAAGCCGCATGGAAGGTCGGAAAGGATAGAATCCTTGCGGTGCAGACCTGCGAAGATGGTTACGACTACACCCTGTTGGATGAAAACTACAACGAGATTGATGGCGGTCAGGTTGATAACCCTGAACTGTCCATGCTCGAAGTCCGCCGGGATATTCTGGAATCCTTCGGGCTGGAGCGCCGGGAACTGCGGGCAATGTTCTATGAGGATGTCATGGAGCAGGCTTTTGAAGTCGGCAGACAGGCGGTGGTGGTCAATGACCCTATCGCTGAGCTTGCTTTTAAGCTCGACCGTTTTGCAGAGAACTTCGACCCCTATGAATATATGGATCAGGTCGATGATGTGCAGGCGCATATCCAAGAAATCAAGGCAGATCTTGCCGCTGGTAATACGGCTCCGTATCGTGAGTTCCTGAATACAGCCATTGAAGAAGCCCGTGAGGAAACTGCGGTTGAGGTTGCCAAAGTGCTGAAAAGTCAGCTGGATAAGCTCGACTCTCCGAAGCGTGAGTCGGTCATGGAAAAACTGGCACAGGCCGCAGAAAAAGCTGCGCCTGCCAGTCCCTCTCCCAAACGCAAAGAGCCTGAACGATAA
- a CDS encoding DNA topoisomerase 3 has product MKLVLAEKPSVAQSIAKVLGAAKREDGYLEGNGYVVSWCVGHLVELAQPEVYDAKYSKWAYADLPIFPMDWQYEVSAGTKKQFGILKKLMAREDVASLVCATDAGREGELIFRLVYHKAGCRKPFERLWISSMEDVAIKEGFENLRSGTEYDALYEAALCRERADWIVGINATRLFSTLYGQTLNVGRVMTPTLAMAVMREAAISAFKPELFYTVQIGLDGFTAASERFKTKAAAEAVKQSCSVAIVQKAECKEKTEKPPALYDLTSLQREANRVLGYTAQQTLDYTQNLYEKKLVTYPRTDSRFLTEDMAHSLTDLVKLAFHTFPVEDVDNIPVHAEQVVNNKKVTDHHAIIPTRELQKCNLSELPKGELAILQLISNRLCVAVGDPHRYAETVIELDCGGTVFSTKGKTVVQDGWKALVQKNDSTKSDENVQTLPSVSVGDEMTVSGTEIKEGKTSPPKHFTEDTLLSAMETAGADEMPDEVERKGLGTPATRAGIIEKLVRIGFLERKGDKKTKHLIPTHKGTALVTVMPEQIQSPSMTADWEEKLLLIEKGEYASEDFMDEIKDVIAGLIQNYEVIRDSEVMMSKEANSIGKCPLCGSAVEDKAKAFFCSNRACKFALWKNNRYFASIGKSMTSATAQKLLGSGKVKLKNCKSERTGNTFDATVFMEVSDDGKTKFSMEFENGGKRK; this is encoded by the coding sequence ATGAAATTAGTTTTGGCTGAAAAGCCTTCGGTTGCACAGAGTATTGCCAAAGTGTTAGGTGCTGCCAAGCGTGAGGATGGCTACTTAGAGGGAAACGGATATGTGGTCAGCTGGTGTGTAGGGCATTTGGTGGAGCTGGCACAGCCGGAAGTCTATGATGCGAAGTACAGCAAATGGGCTTATGCAGACCTTCCTATCTTCCCGATGGACTGGCAGTATGAGGTTTCTGCCGGTACGAAAAAACAGTTTGGGATTCTGAAAAAGCTCATGGCCAGAGAAGATGTTGCGAGTCTTGTGTGTGCAACAGATGCCGGTCGTGAGGGCGAGCTGATCTTTCGGTTGGTGTACCACAAAGCCGGGTGCAGAAAGCCGTTTGAGCGGCTTTGGATTTCCTCGATGGAAGATGTAGCAATCAAGGAGGGCTTTGAAAATCTCAGGTCTGGAACGGAATATGATGCTTTGTATGAAGCAGCACTGTGTCGAGAACGAGCCGACTGGATTGTTGGTATTAACGCTACTCGACTTTTTTCGACCCTTTACGGGCAGACCCTGAATGTTGGTCGTGTTATGACCCCTACCCTTGCTATGGCTGTTATGCGAGAAGCTGCCATTTCCGCATTCAAGCCTGAACTGTTCTACACAGTTCAGATTGGATTGGATGGTTTTACGGCTGCAAGCGAACGCTTCAAAACCAAGGCAGCAGCCGAAGCTGTCAAACAAAGCTGTTCGGTGGCAATCGTTCAGAAAGCTGAATGTAAGGAGAAAACAGAAAAGCCGCCTGCGCTCTATGACCTGACCAGTTTACAGAGAGAAGCCAACCGTGTGCTTGGCTACACGGCACAGCAGACCTTGGACTACACGCAGAACCTCTATGAAAAGAAACTGGTCACTTATCCCCGTACCGACAGCAGGTTTCTGACGGAAGATATGGCACATAGCCTGACCGACCTCGTAAAGCTGGCTTTCCACACATTCCCCGTGGAGGATGTGGATAACATACCAGTTCATGCAGAGCAGGTTGTGAATAACAAAAAGGTCACAGATCACCATGCCATCATTCCGACCAGAGAATTGCAGAAATGCAATCTGAGCGAACTTCCCAAGGGTGAACTTGCAATTTTGCAACTGATCTCGAATCGGTTGTGCGTAGCTGTTGGCGATCCGCACCGATACGCAGAGACAGTTATTGAGCTGGACTGTGGCGGTACCGTGTTTTCCACCAAAGGCAAAACTGTTGTGCAGGATGGATGGAAAGCTCTGGTTCAGAAAAATGATTCGACAAAATCCGACGAAAACGTGCAGACACTCCCTTCTGTTTCCGTTGGTGACGAAATGACCGTCAGCGGCACGGAAATCAAGGAAGGGAAAACATCTCCCCCTAAACACTTTACCGAGGATACTCTGCTTTCTGCTATGGAAACTGCCGGTGCGGACGAAATGCCTGATGAGGTGGAGCGCAAAGGTTTGGGAACGCCTGCGACCCGTGCCGGTATCATTGAGAAGCTGGTTCGCATCGGTTTTCTGGAGCGTAAGGGTGATAAGAAAACCAAACACCTGATTCCGACCCACAAGGGTACGGCTCTGGTAACAGTCATGCCGGAACAGATTCAGTCCCCATCCATGACGGCGGATTGGGAAGAAAAATTGTTGCTCATTGAGAAAGGCGAATATGCCAGCGAGGACTTTATGGACGAGATCAAAGATGTGATTGCCGGTCTGATTCAGAACTATGAAGTAATCCGTGATTCCGAGGTTATGATGTCGAAAGAAGCCAATTCTATCGGCAAATGCCCGCTCTGCGGCAGTGCTGTAGAGGACAAAGCCAAGGCATTTTTCTGTTCCAACAGAGCTTGCAAATTTGCCCTCTGGAAAAACAATCGCTACTTTGCGAGCATCGGCAAGAGCATGACTTCTGCCACGGCGCAGAAATTGCTTGGTTCCGGCAAGGTAAAGCTCAAGAATTGCAAGTCCGAAAGAACGGGCAACACCTTTGATGCCACCGTCTTTATGGAGGTATCAGATGATGGCAAAACGAAGTTCAGTATGGAATTTGAAAATGGAGGAAAGCGCAAATGA
- a CDS encoding ATP-binding protein gives MKKLQFLKAGDYMKTITRAKYLDRIIELNGTPDIKIITGIRRSGKSKLMQAYIAYLKSNFENINIIFIDFMDLAYEEIKEYHALHAYVEEHYQEGKTNYLFVDEVQMCPKFELAINSLYSKGKYDIYVTGSNAFLLSADLATLFTGRYIEIHVFPFSFQEYCQYYDDISDKDKLFDEYAIKGGLAGSYAYRTEKDRTNYIKEVYETIVTRDLVQKYTLPDTLVLQRLSEFLMDNISNLTSPNKVSQLLTANETPTNHVTVGKYIKYLCNAFVFYDIKRYDIRGKKYLESSEKFYLCDSGIRYAILGSRNIDYGRVYENVVCIELLRRGYDVYVGKLYQKEIDFVAQRGSEKIYIQVSDNISGQETFERECSPLLQIRDAYPKMIIARTKHPQYSYEGIEIHDIADWLLQE, from the coding sequence ATGAAAAAACTTCAATTTTTGAAAGCGGGTGACTATATGAAAACAATCACGAGAGCAAAATATCTCGATAGAATCATTGAACTGAATGGTACTCCTGACATCAAGATCATCACGGGCATTCGTCGATCTGGTAAGTCCAAATTGATGCAGGCGTATATTGCGTATCTGAAAAGCAATTTTGAAAACATCAATATTATCTTCATCGACTTCATGGATTTGGCGTATGAAGAAATCAAGGAATACCATGCCTTACACGCCTATGTGGAAGAACATTATCAGGAAGGAAAAACGAACTACCTGTTTGTAGACGAGGTTCAGATGTGTCCCAAGTTTGAGTTGGCAATCAATAGCCTGTACTCTAAGGGAAAATACGACATCTATGTAACAGGCTCTAATGCTTTCCTGTTGAGTGCAGATCTGGCAACTCTGTTTACCGGACGCTATATTGAAATTCATGTGTTTCCTTTCAGCTTCCAGGAATATTGCCAGTATTATGATGATATTAGTGACAAAGATAAGCTCTTTGATGAGTACGCTATCAAGGGCGGTTTAGCAGGTTCCTATGCTTATAGAACCGAAAAAGACAGAACAAACTATATCAAAGAGGTCTACGAAACGATTGTTACAAGGGATTTGGTACAGAAATATACTCTCCCGGACACTTTGGTTTTACAACGTCTGAGCGAGTTCCTTATGGATAATATCAGCAACCTGACTTCTCCGAATAAGGTCAGTCAGCTACTGACAGCAAATGAGACTCCAACCAATCATGTAACCGTCGGCAAGTACATTAAGTATTTGTGCAATGCTTTTGTATTTTATGATATTAAGAGATATGACATCCGAGGTAAGAAATACCTTGAAAGCTCTGAAAAGTTCTATTTGTGTGACAGCGGTATTCGATATGCAATACTGGGAAGCAGAAATATAGACTATGGCAGAGTATATGAAAACGTTGTTTGTATCGAGCTTCTTCGCCGTGGATATGATGTCTATGTCGGCAAGCTCTATCAAAAGGAAATCGACTTTGTTGCTCAGAGAGGTAGCGAAAAGATTTATATTCAGGTCAGCGACAACATTTCCGGGCAGGAAACATTTGAGAGAGAATGCTCTCCTCTGCTTCAGATTCGAGACGCTTATCCGAAAATGATTATTGCCAGAACCAAACATCCCCAATATAGCTATGAAGGAATCGAAATTCACGATATAGCCGATTGGTTGCTACAAGAATAA